The Onthophagus taurus isolate NC chromosome 2, IU_Otau_3.0, whole genome shotgun sequence genome includes a window with the following:
- the LOC139432764 gene encoding tudor domain-containing protein 7B-like: MTIRDLDRQFKELNGYRIPFNELGYCTLESYLHSIPHRLIVNGRGYDAELCLIVSQKSAHLYSLDRKQRSPKRPQTEQKSVPFVQRRRSEEFHLRKSPDNNIENVSSTVQNNTTPNVQHIPTLSYPSLRRPHKIFESVPSTSQNIQNPSTVEEKISNGVNPIALTSKGAIPKNYDNKNNSTTLKKNVPYYIQNRLKELIRNYPEGVHSRKLTELYKKKFKQDLNYSDYGYKSINHFCLALKTIFAFKPLVGANLQIYDKDLNLKLEHGTEKDKKGPPLRNKRSLNDNEINLTEMMPEKNSTESSESNFDDLNQNTTTKACNNEIEEKNDDSALENEIKITFHNFGPASLHIVIDTDDKY; this comes from the exons ATGACCATCAGAGATTTAGACCGACAATTTAAGGAGTTAAATGGATATCGAATTCCGTTTAATGAATTAGGATATTGCACTCTTGAGTCGTATTTACATTCAATACCACACCGTTTAATA GTGAATGGTAGAGGTTATGATGCAGAGCTTTGTTTAATCGTCAGTCAAAAATCTGCCCACTTATACAGTTTAGATCGTAAACAAAGATCTCCAAAAAGACCACAAACGGAACAAAAATCAGTTCCGTTTGTTCAAAGGAGGCGTTCGGAAGAATTTCATTTAAGAAAAAGCCCggataataatattgaaaatgtcTCATCAACAGTACAAAATAATACCACACCAAATGTACAACATATTCCTACTTTATCATATCCTAGTCTACGTCGGCCtcacaaaatatttgaaagtgTTCCATCAACATcacaaaatattcaaaatccTTCAACGgtagaagaaaaaatttccAACGGAGTTAACCCAATTGCCTTAACATCTAAAGGTGCAATACCAAAAAATTACGATAACAAAAACAACTCTACAACATTAAAGAAGAATGTGCCATATTACATTCAGAATcgattaaaagaattaattcgTAATTATCCCGAAGGTGTACATAGTAGGAAATTAACagaattatataaaaagaaatttaagcAGGACTTGAATTATAGCGATTATGGTTACAAATCgattaatcatttttgtttagctttaaaaacaatttttgcttttaaaccTTTAGTAGGtgcaaatcttcaaatttatgataaagacttaaatttaaaacttgaaCATGGAACtgaaaaggataaaaaagGTCCACCATTACGAAATAAACGAAGTTTAAatgataatgaaataaatttgacagaAATGATGCCAGAAAAGAATTCAACAGAATCATCTGAATctaattttgatgatttaaatcaaaacaccACAACAAAAGCATGCAAtaatgaaattgaagaaaagaaCGATGACTCGGCattagaaaatgaaataaaaattacttttcatA ATTTTGGACCGGCATCTTTACACATTGTCATCGATACCgatgataaatattaa